One segment of Streptomyces sp. NBC_00576 DNA contains the following:
- the ehuD gene encoding ectoine/hydroxyectoine ABC transporter permease subunit EhuD codes for MKWDWGAVRDFMPQFWEGLLVTLQALALGSLISFTLGLVWALLMRTPTRWVRWPVGVVTEFVRDTPLLVQLFFLFYVLPEWGIAASALTTGVVAIGLHYSTYTMQVYRAGIEAVPPGQWEAATALSLPVRHTWTAVILPQAVRRVVPALGNYVIAMLKDTPLLMTITVLEMLGEARLFSQEHFQFTEPLTVIGVAFILISFPASLLVRALERRLAS; via the coding sequence GTGAAGTGGGACTGGGGCGCCGTACGCGATTTCATGCCGCAGTTCTGGGAGGGGCTGCTCGTCACCCTCCAGGCGCTGGCCCTCGGGTCGTTGATCTCGTTCACGCTGGGGCTGGTCTGGGCGCTGCTGATGCGGACGCCGACCCGCTGGGTGCGCTGGCCGGTGGGGGTGGTCACGGAGTTCGTGCGGGACACTCCGCTGCTCGTGCAGCTGTTCTTCCTCTTCTATGTGCTCCCCGAGTGGGGCATCGCCGCCTCCGCGCTGACCACCGGTGTCGTCGCGATCGGGCTGCACTACTCGACGTACACCATGCAGGTCTACCGCGCCGGTATCGAGGCCGTGCCGCCGGGCCAGTGGGAGGCGGCCACCGCGCTCAGCCTGCCCGTGCGGCACACCTGGACGGCGGTGATCCTGCCGCAGGCGGTGCGCCGGGTCGTACCGGCGCTCGGCAACTACGTGATCGCGATGCTCAAGGACACACCGCTGCTGATGACGATCACCGTGCTGGAGATGCTCGGCGAGGCGCGGCTCTTCTCGCAGGAGCACTTCCAGTTCACCGAGCCGCTGACCGTGATCGGCGTCGCCTTCATCCTCATCTCCTTTCCCGCCTCCCTCCTCGTTCGAGCTCTGGAGCGACGCCTTGCCAGTTGA
- a CDS encoding D-2-hydroxyacid dehydrogenase: MPALPTLLVLDADPPPRLGRLTGRARIMHADESTLAGQLPYADVLLVWDFASHAVRAAWPGEGARPRWVHTASAGVDHLMCAELAASDTVVTNARGIFDQPIAEYVAALVLAMAKDLPRTLHLQQGHEWRHRESQRVAGTKACVVGSGPIGRAIAQYLKALGVKTAIVGRTPRTGIHGPDDLNRLMARADWVIAAAPLTADTHHMFDTTRFGVMQPSARFVNVGRGQLVDEPALAEALSKRWIAGAALDVFEHEPLTPDSPLWEVPGLIVSPHMSGDTVGWRDELGEQFVELYERWEAGKSLTNVVDKQRGYVPGH; encoded by the coding sequence ATGCCCGCGCTCCCCACGCTCCTCGTGCTCGACGCCGACCCCCCGCCCCGCCTCGGCCGGCTCACCGGACGCGCCCGGATCATGCACGCCGACGAGTCCACGCTCGCCGGGCAACTCCCGTACGCCGATGTCCTGCTCGTCTGGGACTTCGCCTCGCACGCCGTGCGGGCCGCCTGGCCGGGCGAGGGGGCGCGCCCGCGCTGGGTGCATACGGCGAGTGCCGGGGTCGACCACTTGATGTGCGCCGAACTCGCCGCGTCCGACACCGTGGTGACCAACGCGCGAGGCATCTTCGACCAGCCCATCGCCGAGTACGTCGCCGCCCTCGTCCTCGCCATGGCCAAGGACCTGCCGAGGACCCTGCACCTCCAGCAGGGGCACGAATGGCGGCACCGGGAGTCGCAGCGGGTCGCCGGGACGAAGGCCTGTGTCGTCGGGTCCGGACCCATAGGGCGGGCAATCGCCCAGTACCTGAAGGCACTTGGCGTGAAGACGGCGATCGTCGGGCGTACCCCGCGTACCGGCATCCATGGGCCCGACGACCTCAACCGGCTGATGGCGCGCGCCGACTGGGTGATCGCCGCAGCTCCCCTCACCGCCGACACGCACCACATGTTCGACACCACCCGCTTCGGCGTCATGCAGCCCTCGGCGCGTTTCGTCAACGTCGGCCGGGGACAGCTGGTCGACGAGCCCGCGCTCGCCGAGGCGCTGTCGAAGCGGTGGATCGCGGGCGCCGCTCTCGACGTGTTCGAGCACGAGCCGCTCACGCCGGACAGCCCCTTGTGGGAGGTGCCCGGGCTGATCGTCTCTCCGCACATGAGCGGCGACACGGTGGGCTGGCGCGATGAACTCGGTGAGCAGTTCGTGGAGTTGTACGAGCGGTGGGAGGCGGGGAAGTCGCTGACGAACGTCGTCGACAAGCAGCGCGGGTACGTACCCGGACACTGA
- a CDS encoding maleate cis-trans isomerase family protein encodes MDVSFLGGPRPQRGVGVVAPFDFALDRELWRWVPDDVSLHLTRTPYVPVEVSLDLARLVSEHETLGDAVRTLNVIAPEIVAYACTSGSFVGGIAGERAMCEAMTRAGEVPSVTTSGALLEALTELSVRRVALVTPYTVSVTRALEEYVAEAGVTVTGCAYMGLTRHIWKVPYRAVADMARQATAGTRTDALFISCTNLPTYDVIAQLEAELRIPVISANQVTMWAALRRVGTRAVGPYQALLDESARAWQAQALPEERQERAQEREEQEREGWT; translated from the coding sequence ATGGATGTGTCGTTTCTCGGTGGACCACGCCCGCAACGCGGCGTAGGCGTAGTGGCACCCTTCGATTTCGCCCTGGACCGCGAGCTGTGGCGCTGGGTCCCGGACGACGTGTCCCTCCACCTCACCCGCACGCCGTATGTCCCCGTGGAGGTCAGCCTCGACCTGGCCCGCCTGGTCAGCGAGCACGAGACTCTCGGCGACGCGGTACGCACCCTCAACGTCATCGCCCCCGAGATCGTCGCCTACGCCTGCACCTCGGGCAGCTTCGTCGGCGGCATCGCCGGTGAGCGGGCGATGTGCGAGGCGATGACCCGGGCGGGCGAGGTCCCGTCGGTGACGACCTCGGGGGCGCTGCTGGAAGCACTCACGGAACTGTCCGTACGCCGGGTGGCCCTCGTCACGCCCTACACGGTGTCGGTGACGCGGGCCTTGGAGGAGTACGTGGCCGAGGCGGGCGTCACGGTGACCGGATGCGCGTACATGGGCCTGACCCGGCACATCTGGAAGGTCCCGTACCGGGCGGTGGCGGACATGGCGAGGCAGGCCACGGCGGGGACCCGGACGGACGCGCTGTTCATCAGCTGCACGAACCTCCCCACGTACGACGTCATCGCGCAGCTGGAGGCCGAACTGCGCATCCCGGTGATCTCGGCCAACCAGGTCACGATGTGGGCAGCGCTGCGTCGAGTGGGTACCCGGGCGGTAGGGCCGTATCAGGCGCTGCTGGACGAGTCGGCACGCGCCTGGCAGGCCCAGGCACTGCCGGAAGAGCGGCAGGAGCGCGCACAGGAACGCGAAGAACAAGAGCGGGAAGGTTGGACATGA
- a CDS encoding amidase, translated as MTELAELTATQLLDGYRKGEFSPVDATRAALERAEQLQPVVNAFVRIDADTALAQARESADRWRRGEPAGLVDGVPTTVKDIILLRGAPTLRGSKTVDGGGDWSEDAPSTARLREHGAVFLGKTTTPEYGWKGVTDSPLSGVTRNPYDASRTAGGSSGGSAAAVALGAGPLSLGTDGGGSVRIPAAFCGIFALKPTYGRVPLYPASAFGTLAHVGPMTRTVADAALLMDVISGPDSRDWSALGPPVSGSFAGSLSGGVRGLRVAYSPSLGGQVAVRPEVAGAVRRAVERLAELGAYVTEADPDFTDPVAAFHTLWFSGAARVTQRLGAREAELLDPGLREIRALGGRISALDYLAAVDVRMELGRRMGLFHESYDLLVTPTLPITAFEAGVEVPVGSGLRRWTGWTPFTYPFNMTQQPAATVPVGVDGDGLPVGLQLVAARHRDDLVLRAAHALELEQALDPGRFDPRGVRPGGS; from the coding sequence ATGACCGAGCTGGCCGAACTCACCGCGACCCAACTCCTCGACGGCTACCGCAAGGGCGAGTTCAGCCCCGTCGACGCCACCCGCGCGGCCCTGGAACGCGCCGAGCAACTCCAGCCCGTCGTCAACGCGTTCGTGCGCATCGATGCCGACACGGCGCTCGCGCAGGCCCGCGAGTCCGCCGACCGGTGGCGGCGCGGTGAGCCCGCCGGGCTCGTGGACGGCGTACCGACGACCGTCAAGGACATCATCCTGCTGCGCGGTGCTCCTACCCTCCGGGGCTCCAAGACCGTTGACGGTGGCGGTGATTGGAGCGAGGACGCGCCTTCCACCGCCCGATTGCGCGAGCACGGCGCCGTCTTCCTCGGCAAGACGACCACCCCCGAGTACGGCTGGAAGGGCGTCACCGATTCGCCGTTGTCCGGTGTCACCCGTAATCCGTACGACGCCTCGCGCACCGCCGGTGGGTCGAGTGGCGGGAGTGCCGCTGCCGTGGCGCTCGGCGCCGGGCCGCTGTCCCTCGGGACGGACGGCGGAGGCAGTGTCCGTATCCCGGCGGCGTTCTGCGGGATCTTCGCGCTGAAGCCGACGTACGGCCGTGTCCCCCTCTATCCCGCCAGCGCCTTCGGGACGCTCGCGCACGTCGGCCCGATGACCCGGACCGTGGCGGACGCGGCGCTGCTGATGGATGTGATCAGCGGCCCCGACTCCCGTGACTGGTCGGCGCTCGGGCCGCCCGTCTCCGGTTCGTTCGCGGGCTCCCTGTCCGGCGGAGTCCGGGGGCTGCGGGTGGCCTACTCGCCGTCCCTCGGTGGTCAGGTCGCGGTGCGTCCCGAGGTGGCCGGCGCGGTTCGGCGGGCGGTGGAGCGGCTCGCGGAACTCGGGGCGTACGTCACCGAGGCCGATCCCGACTTCACCGACCCGGTGGCCGCCTTCCATACCCTGTGGTTCAGCGGGGCCGCCCGGGTCACCCAGCGACTCGGGGCGCGGGAGGCCGAGTTGCTCGATCCCGGGCTGCGGGAGATCCGGGCGCTGGGGGGTCGCATCAGCGCGCTCGACTATCTGGCGGCGGTCGACGTCCGGATGGAACTCGGGCGGCGGATGGGCCTGTTCCACGAGTCGTACGACCTGCTGGTGACCCCCACTCTGCCGATCACCGCGTTCGAGGCGGGAGTTGAGGTGCCCGTCGGTTCGGGGCTGCGGCGCTGGACGGGGTGGACTCCGTTCACGTACCCGTTCAACATGACGCAGCAGCCCGCCGCGACCGTCCCTGTGGGGGTCGACGGGGACGGTCTGCCGGTGGGTCTGCAGCTCGTCGCGGCCCGGCACCGGGACGATCTGGTGCTGCGGGCCGCGCACGCGCTGGAACTGGAACAGGCACTCGATCCCGGCAGGTTCGATCCCCGCGGAGTCAGGCCCGGCGGAAGCTGA
- the ehuB gene encoding ectoine/hydroxyectoine ABC transporter substrate-binding protein EhuB, protein MVPSTAPSLAPPCLRRRSLFAGVAALGALGTVGSLGTVGCSRVSAASGVEGGDLLDRLRAQGVVRLGIAGEIPQGFIDKDGELTGEAPELARVIFKRLGVDRLQPVPTEFGSLIPGLNSQQFDVVAAGMYVNPERCEQVLFADPDYQMLDSFIVRKGNPKDLHNYRDIVEKKAKLATGTGYAQIQHAVEAGYKESDLLIVPDQVAGLNAVEAGRVDAFSGTAVTVRLVAKKSRKAEAADAFAPIIDGKPRVDGGAFAFRLTETKLRDAFNVELHKLKKSGEVFRILRPFGFTQDEMTDLTAKELCRG, encoded by the coding sequence ATGGTTCCATCAACTGCACCATCACTCGCACCACCCTGTCTCAGACGCCGGTCGCTGTTCGCGGGGGTGGCGGCGCTCGGCGCGCTCGGTACGGTCGGCTCCCTCGGCACCGTCGGGTGCAGCCGGGTGTCCGCCGCCTCCGGTGTCGAGGGCGGTGACCTCCTCGACCGGCTTCGGGCGCAGGGCGTCGTGCGGCTCGGTATCGCCGGTGAGATACCCCAGGGATTCATCGACAAGGACGGCGAGCTGACCGGCGAGGCGCCCGAATTGGCCAGGGTCATCTTCAAGCGGCTGGGGGTGGACCGGCTCCAGCCCGTGCCCACCGAGTTCGGCTCGCTCATTCCCGGACTGAATTCACAGCAGTTCGATGTCGTGGCCGCCGGGATGTATGTCAATCCGGAACGCTGTGAACAGGTACTCTTCGCCGATCCTGACTACCAGATGCTCGATTCCTTCATCGTCCGCAAGGGAAATCCCAAGGATCTTCACAATTACCGGGACATCGTCGAGAAGAAGGCCAAACTCGCGACCGGAACCGGATATGCGCAGATCCAGCACGCAGTCGAGGCGGGATACAAGGAGAGCGACCTGCTCATCGTGCCCGACCAGGTGGCCGGGCTGAACGCCGTCGAGGCCGGGCGCGTCGACGCGTTCTCCGGTACGGCGGTCACCGTCCGTCTGGTCGCGAAGAAGTCCCGCAAGGCGGAGGCCGCCGATGCCTTCGCCCCGATCATCGACGGCAAGCCGCGTGTCGACGGGGGTGCCTTCGCGTTCCGGCTGACGGAGACAAAGCTCCGGGACGCCTTCAACGTCGAGTTGCACAAGCTGAAGAAGAGCGGCGAGGTGTTCCGCATCCTGCGGCCGTTCGGTTTCACGCAGGACGAGATGACCGACCTGACCGCGAAGGAGTTGTGTCGCGGATGA
- a CDS encoding AMP-binding protein, with protein sequence MVSGTEQTVAELVAARWGDHRPGLWCEDRTLTHHEVAAGAAARAALLADLLPPGAEPHIGVLLDNTPEYPLWLSAAALAGAAVAGINPTRRGPELARDILHTECPVLITERTHLPLLTGLELPGVRLLLTDTQEYEDLLAPYADAQPDASRATPADRLLLYFTSGSTGAPKAAICTQGRLAAAGRTLAASFGVRRDDVHYVCMPMFHGNAVIADWAPALAAGAGVALRHRFSASGFLTDVRRYGATYFTYVGRAVQYLLATPARPDDRDNPLRLGFGTEAGAVDAAAFQRRFGVRLVEGYGSSEGGAAVRWTPGTPAGAVGRAAPDDDLAVVDPATRAECPPAVQDASGRLLNGTDAIGELVNRGANPFEGYWRNPEAESARRRDGWYWTGDLFYRDTDGFLYFAGRADDRLRVDSENLAAATIENILARYEGAVAVAVYAVPDPVAGDQVMATLAGTFDPAAFTGFLAAQPDLGTKMAPRFVRVVRRMPVTATNKIHRAGLRREGFRCPDPVWWRPPGEPTYRRLTADDVTGLVARYRERGREELLSR encoded by the coding sequence ATGGTGTCGGGGACGGAACAGACGGTCGCGGAACTCGTGGCGGCGCGGTGGGGCGACCACCGTCCGGGGCTGTGGTGCGAGGACCGGACGCTCACGCACCACGAGGTGGCCGCGGGCGCGGCGGCCAGGGCCGCGCTCCTGGCGGACCTGCTGCCGCCGGGCGCCGAACCGCACATCGGCGTCCTGCTCGACAACACGCCTGAATATCCCCTGTGGTTGAGCGCGGCGGCCCTCGCCGGTGCCGCCGTCGCAGGCATCAACCCCACCCGCCGGGGTCCCGAACTGGCCCGCGACATCCTGCACACCGAGTGCCCGGTCCTGATCACCGAGCGCACCCACCTCCCGCTCCTCACCGGCCTCGAACTCCCCGGCGTACGCCTCCTGTTGACCGACACGCAGGAGTACGAGGACCTCCTGGCCCCGTACGCCGACGCCCAACCGGACGCCTCACGCGCCACTCCCGCCGACCGTCTCCTCCTCTACTTCACCTCGGGCTCGACCGGCGCCCCCAAGGCCGCGATCTGCACCCAGGGCAGGCTCGCCGCCGCGGGACGGACGCTGGCCGCGAGCTTCGGGGTGCGCCGGGACGACGTGCACTACGTCTGCATGCCGATGTTCCACGGCAACGCGGTGATCGCGGACTGGGCACCGGCCCTGGCGGCGGGCGCCGGGGTCGCGCTGCGCCACCGCTTCTCGGCCTCCGGCTTCCTGACGGACGTACGCCGGTACGGGGCGACCTACTTCACGTACGTGGGCCGCGCGGTCCAGTACCTGCTGGCGACGCCCGCCCGGCCCGACGACCGGGACAACCCCCTGCGGCTGGGCTTCGGCACGGAGGCCGGGGCGGTGGACGCGGCGGCCTTCCAACGGCGGTTCGGGGTGAGGCTGGTCGAGGGGTACGGGTCCTCGGAGGGCGGGGCGGCGGTGCGGTGGACGCCCGGGACCCCGGCCGGCGCCGTCGGCCGGGCGGCACCGGACGACGACCTCGCGGTGGTCGACCCGGCGACCCGTGCCGAGTGCCCGCCGGCGGTTCAGGACGCCTCGGGCAGGCTGCTCAACGGCACTGATGCGATAGGCGAGTTGGTGAACCGGGGCGCCAACCCCTTCGAGGGCTACTGGCGCAACCCGGAGGCGGAGTCGGCCCGCCGCAGGGACGGCTGGTACTGGACGGGCGACCTCTTCTACCGGGACACGGACGGCTTCCTGTACTTCGCGGGCCGCGCCGACGACCGGCTGCGCGTCGACAGCGAGAACCTGGCCGCCGCGACGATCGAGAACATCCTCGCCCGGTACGAGGGCGCGGTGGCCGTCGCCGTGTACGCGGTGCCGGACCCGGTGGCCGGCGACCAGGTCATGGCGACGCTGGCCGGCACCTTCGACCCCGCCGCCTTCACCGGCTTCCTGGCCGCGCAGCCCGACCTGGGGACGAAGATGGCGCCCCGGTTCGTACGGGTCGTGCGGCGGATGCCGGTCACCGCGACCAACAAGATCCACCGGGCAGGCCTCAGACGCGAGGGGTTCCGCTGCCCGGACCCGGTGTGGTGGCGCCCGCCGGGCGAACCGACGTACCGCAGACTGACCGCCGACGATGTGACGGGCCTGGTGGCGCGGTACCGGGAGCGGGGGCGCGAGGAGCTGCTCAGTAGATGA
- a CDS encoding IclR family transcriptional regulator — MALKHEPTAPHHSTQDALRVLETVARHSAGVTDAEIARQTRLGTDRLTPLLRMLRREGYVEQAADGSYITGTALSRLGSAHGHDQALRAQLQHTLDRLRDSVGAAIYMSRYVDGEIHVTQCADSAATPAVNEWVDFRSAAHASAIGKSLLGQLDHNSRRDHLARHKLARLTSHTITNERLLLSRLETQPATVPVLDLQEYAVGTVCAAVPITAGSTVGCLALSLPVRHAHRLRQAAERLNRSAAPVLLSLAI, encoded by the coding sequence GTGGCTCTCAAGCACGAGCCGACCGCGCCGCACCACTCGACCCAGGACGCCCTGCGCGTCCTGGAGACAGTGGCGCGACACTCCGCCGGTGTCACCGACGCCGAAATCGCACGTCAGACCCGCCTCGGCACAGACCGGCTCACCCCCCTCCTGCGCATGCTGCGCCGCGAGGGGTACGTCGAACAGGCGGCCGACGGTTCGTACATCACCGGCACCGCCCTCAGCCGCCTCGGCTCCGCGCACGGCCATGACCAGGCCCTGCGCGCCCAGCTCCAGCACACCCTCGACCGACTGCGCGACTCGGTGGGCGCGGCCATCTACATGAGCCGGTACGTCGACGGCGAGATCCATGTCACCCAGTGCGCGGACAGCGCGGCGACCCCCGCGGTCAACGAGTGGGTCGACTTCCGCTCGGCCGCGCACGCCAGCGCGATCGGCAAGAGCCTGCTGGGCCAGCTCGACCACAACAGCCGCCGCGACCATCTCGCCCGCCACAAGCTGGCCCGCCTCACCTCGCACACGATCACCAACGAGCGGCTGCTGCTGTCCCGGCTGGAGACCCAGCCGGCCACGGTGCCGGTCCTGGACCTCCAGGAGTACGCGGTCGGTACGGTCTGCGCGGCGGTCCCGATCACGGCCGGCTCGACGGTCGGCTGCCTCGCCCTTTCACTCCCGGTCCGCCACGCCCACCGCCTGCGCCAGGCGGCGGAGCGGCTGAACCGGAGCGCGGCGCCTGTACTGCTCTCGCTGGCCATTTAG
- the ehuA gene encoding ectoine/hydroxyectoine ABC transporter ATP-binding protein EhuA → MPVDTPTPVETPSELVRLDQVTKRFGEQTVLDRLSLSVEAGRHVTLIGPSGSGKTTILRLLMTLAKPDEGTITVDGEALFPAPEKQVREVRKKIGMVFQHFNLFPNMSVLRNITEAPVTVLGLPKEEAEARGRELLELVGLADKWDERPSRLSGGQQQRVAIARALAMRPQVLLLDEVTSALDPELVAGVLDVLRDIARSTDITMLCVTHEMGFARDISDQVLMFDSGHVIESGPPEKIFSDPEQDRTREFLSAVL, encoded by the coding sequence TTGCCAGTTGACACCCCCACCCCAGTGGAAACTCCCTCCGAACTCGTCCGGCTGGACCAGGTGACCAAGCGGTTCGGTGAGCAGACCGTTCTCGACCGGCTGAGCCTCTCCGTCGAGGCGGGGCGGCATGTCACGCTCATCGGTCCTTCCGGGTCCGGCAAGACGACGATCCTGCGACTGCTGATGACCCTGGCCAAGCCCGACGAGGGCACGATCACCGTCGACGGGGAGGCACTGTTCCCGGCGCCCGAGAAGCAGGTCCGCGAGGTGCGGAAGAAGATCGGGATGGTGTTCCAGCACTTCAACCTCTTCCCGAACATGAGCGTGCTGCGCAACATCACCGAGGCGCCCGTCACCGTCCTCGGCCTGCCGAAGGAGGAGGCGGAGGCACGCGGGCGTGAGCTGTTGGAGCTGGTGGGCCTCGCGGACAAGTGGGACGAGCGTCCGTCCCGGCTGTCGGGCGGGCAGCAGCAGCGGGTGGCGATCGCGCGGGCGCTGGCCATGCGCCCGCAGGTGCTGCTGCTCGACGAGGTGACCTCGGCGCTCGACCCCGAGCTGGTCGCGGGCGTCCTCGACGTGCTGCGGGACATCGCCCGCAGCACCGACATCACGATGCTCTGTGTGACCCATGAGATGGGTTTCGCCCGGGACATCTCCGACCAAGTGCTGATGTTCGATTCTGGCCATGTGATCGAGTCCGGTCCGCCGGAGAAGATCTTCAGCGATCCGGAGCAGGACAGAACGCGCGAATTCCTCAGCGCGGTGCTCTGA
- a CDS encoding DUF3830 family protein produces the protein MGGMEHKGDDRYIEVSLAARKIHCTAKLLTDRAPITCATVWNALPLSGDVYHAKYARNEIYALFTPFAESEPPLENPTVTPIPGDLCYFAFAGAELGTKAYGYDREVGPGTTLVDLALFYERNNLLLNGDVGWVPGTVWGEVVEGLPEMAQACNDLWRSGAAGETLSFRRA, from the coding sequence ATGGGAGGCATGGAACACAAGGGTGATGACCGATACATCGAAGTGTCACTGGCCGCCCGGAAAATCCACTGCACGGCGAAACTCCTGACCGACCGCGCCCCGATCACCTGCGCGACCGTGTGGAACGCCCTGCCGCTGTCCGGCGACGTCTACCACGCCAAGTACGCGCGCAACGAGATATACGCGCTCTTCACCCCCTTCGCGGAATCGGAACCACCGCTGGAGAACCCGACAGTCACCCCGATCCCGGGAGATCTCTGCTATTTCGCGTTCGCCGGAGCGGAGCTGGGAACAAAGGCGTACGGCTACGACCGTGAGGTCGGGCCCGGAACGACACTCGTGGACCTGGCCCTGTTCTACGAGCGCAACAACCTGCTGCTGAACGGCGATGTGGGCTGGGTGCCGGGCACGGTGTGGGGCGAGGTGGTCGAGGGCCTGCCGGAGATGGCTCAGGCCTGCAACGACCTGTGGCGCTCGGGCGCGGCGGGGGAGACGCTCAGCTTCCGCCGGGCCTGA
- the ehuC gene encoding ectoine/hydroxyectoine ABC transporter permease subunit EhuC translates to MTSGLWEIVLSGVWVTIQLLLFSALLGGVVAFVVGIARTHRLRSVRFLAGLYTEVFRGTSALVMIFWVYFVLPPAFGWQLVPMWAGTLALGLTYGAYGTEIVRGALNAVEPAQREGGIALGFTPWQRMRLILLPQAVPEMIPSFGNLLIELLKGTALVSVMGMGDLAFSGNLVRLALQESAEIYSYILVIYFVIAFLLARLMRGLEKRLKQPTGGAA, encoded by the coding sequence ATGACCTCAGGACTCTGGGAAATCGTGCTCAGCGGAGTCTGGGTCACAATCCAACTCCTTCTGTTCAGCGCCCTGTTGGGCGGCGTCGTCGCCTTCGTCGTCGGGATCGCGCGGACCCACCGGCTACGGTCCGTGCGCTTCCTCGCGGGCTTGTACACCGAGGTGTTCCGCGGGACCTCGGCACTCGTGATGATCTTCTGGGTGTACTTCGTGCTGCCGCCCGCCTTCGGCTGGCAGCTGGTGCCGATGTGGGCGGGCACGCTCGCGCTCGGGCTGACCTACGGGGCGTACGGCACGGAGATCGTGCGCGGCGCGCTCAACGCCGTCGAGCCGGCGCAGCGGGAGGGCGGGATCGCGCTCGGGTTCACGCCCTGGCAGCGGATGCGGCTGATCCTGTTGCCGCAGGCGGTGCCGGAGATGATCCCCTCCTTCGGCAACCTGCTGATCGAGCTGCTCAAGGGCACCGCGCTGGTCTCCGTCATGGGCATGGGTGATCTGGCGTTCAGCGGCAACCTGGTGCGGCTCGCGCTGCAGGAGAGCGCGGAGATCTACTCGTACATCCTGGTGATCTACTTCGTGATCGCCTTCCTCCTCGCCCGGCTCATGCGTGGGCTGGAGAAGCGGCTGAAGCAGCCGACGGGAGGTGCCGCGTGA
- a CDS encoding maleate cis-trans isomerase family protein encodes MTALGFLYPGHSAEDDYQRIEQLLGSDIRLDLVHTDIGEDAHRVDALLEMGSADRLAAGVEALRLSGAEAVVWACTSGSFVYGWKGAHEQVRTLAQAAGMPASSTSFAFVHAARELGVRRVAIGATYPADVAELFAEFLRAAGIEVTAIHSAGIVTAAEVGEWGEDELTSLAREALAAESDAEALLLPDTALHTASHIATLEKHLAKPVLTANQVSVWEALRLTTRKVNAPSLGTLFTRESLVQA; translated from the coding sequence ATGACGGCACTCGGATTCCTTTACCCGGGCCACTCCGCCGAGGACGACTACCAGCGCATCGAGCAGCTTCTGGGCAGCGACATCCGGCTGGATCTGGTCCATACGGACATCGGCGAGGACGCGCACCGGGTGGACGCGCTCCTGGAAATGGGCTCGGCGGACCGCCTCGCGGCGGGCGTCGAGGCGCTGCGTCTGTCCGGCGCGGAGGCGGTGGTGTGGGCGTGCACCAGCGGCAGCTTCGTGTACGGGTGGAAGGGCGCCCATGAACAGGTACGCACCCTTGCCCAGGCCGCGGGCATGCCGGCGTCCTCGACGTCGTTCGCCTTCGTGCACGCGGCGCGGGAACTCGGGGTACGGAGGGTGGCGATCGGGGCTACGTACCCGGCGGACGTGGCGGAACTGTTCGCGGAGTTCCTGAGGGCGGCGGGGATCGAAGTGACGGCGATCCACAGCGCCGGGATCGTCACGGCGGCGGAAGTGGGGGAGTGGGGAGAGGACGAGCTGACATCGCTGGCCAGGGAGGCACTCGCCGCCGAGTCGGACGCGGAGGCGCTGCTCCTCCCGGACACGGCACTGCACACGGCGTCCCACATCGCGACCCTGGAGAAACACCTGGCGAAGCCGGTCCTCACCGCAAACCAGGTCTCCGTCTGGGAGGCCCTGAGGCTGACGACCCGCAAAGTGAACGCCCCCTCCCTGGGCACGCTCTTCACAAGGGAATCCCTGGTCCAGGCCTGA